A region of Lycium barbarum isolate Lr01 chromosome 1, ASM1917538v2, whole genome shotgun sequence DNA encodes the following proteins:
- the LOC132628825 gene encoding uncharacterized protein LOC132628825 produces the protein MGSSGFFLLCILHSMVALTSGALLMFYSNEVFIFSHGRERASKLLGSTPHDQLIIQTSDSFSGLLLFAIGFFLFMVAFVKDREFQSFFAKGCVFLHIAMSIWRIYFESKLEDLGRDWLRFVVADIALGLSWVFFLVYSWREKYD, from the coding sequence ATGGGGTCATCTGGTTTTTTCCTCTTATGTATTCTTCATTCAATGGTGGCCTTAACTTCTGGAGCTTTACTAATGTTTTATAGCAATGAAGTATTTATATTTAGCCATGGCAGAGAACGGGCTAGTAAGCTTCTTGGATCGACGCCTCATGACCAATTGATAATCCAAACATCAGATTCATTTTCAGGACTGCTTTTATTTGCAATTGGTTTTTTCTTGTTCATGGTTGCATTTGTAAAAGACAGAGAGTTCCAAAGCTTCTTTGCTAAGGGATGTGTCTTCCTTCATATAGCTATGTCTATTTGGAGAATTTACTTTGAGAGCAAACTTGAGGATCTCGGCCGTGATTGGCTGAGATTTGTTGTTGCTGACATTGCTTTAGgactttcttgggttttctttcTTGTGTATTCTTGGAGAGAGAAGTATGATTAG